One genomic window of Methanoculleus horonobensis includes the following:
- a CDS encoding UbiA family prenyltransferase, which produces MVYISCFLQGLPFDPAAAAILMLIVFAVYNLNRKTDEDEDLINHTERYAFTKKYESILFRSAIGAYIVAICHSALQGVDSLLVTAAPLIAGIVYSVPLFPAWFGFRRLKEVPVMKSLIVAFSWTIPTVLLPVCHAGLSANAATGIVGVFFFSQVFTNTVVFDLRDVEGDAASGVRTIPTVLGIGKTLLLLTGMNLTVGAALVVAGGALSGLGVALLLAAGMVYAQGYLLCFRRFGKEKLFFELFTDGEFILLAVILYLLIIAVPYLPT; this is translated from the coding sequence ATGGTGTACATCTCGTGTTTCCTGCAAGGCCTGCCCTTCGACCCGGCTGCCGCGGCAATACTGATGCTTATCGTATTCGCCGTCTACAACCTCAACCGCAAGACCGACGAAGACGAAGATCTCATAAATCACACGGAGCGGTACGCATTCACGAAGAAATACGAATCCATCCTGTTTCGCTCTGCGATCGGCGCCTACATCGTCGCCATCTGCCATTCCGCTCTCCAGGGGGTCGACAGCTTGCTGGTAACAGCTGCTCCCCTGATCGCCGGGATCGTCTACAGTGTACCGCTTTTCCCTGCCTGGTTTGGGTTCCGGCGATTAAAAGAGGTCCCGGTCATGAAGAGTCTTATCGTGGCGTTCTCCTGGACCATTCCCACGGTCCTCCTGCCGGTCTGCCATGCCGGCCTTTCCGCGAACGCCGCCACCGGCATCGTCGGGGTCTTCTTTTTTTCCCAGGTATTCACTAATACGGTTGTCTTCGATCTGCGTGATGTGGAGGGGGACGCCGCATCGGGGGTCAGGACGATCCCGACGGTTCTCGGCATCGGGAAGACGCTTCTTCTCCTCACGGGGATGAACCTGACTGTCGGAGCCGCACTGGTGGTCGCCGGTGGAGCCCTGTCGGGTCTCGGTGTAGCGTTGCTGCTGGCTGCAGGCATGGTCTACGCCCAGGGCTACCTCCTGTGCTTCCGGCGGTTCGGGAAAGAGAAACTCTTCTTCGAACTGTTTACCGATGGAGAGTTCATCCTGCTGGCCGTCATCCTCTACCTGCTCATCATCGCAGTACCCTATCTCCCGACATGA